One Acidimicrobiia bacterium genomic window, GGGGAACCGGGGTCGTTTGATACGAGGCACGATGTTCGATAAGCGACTCGACCCCTCCGAGCGACGTCGCGTTGGCGAACAGCCGGGTCGTAGCGGCCACCCGTCGTGCCTCGCCGGCATCTCCGTTCACAAGAATCGACATCATGGCCCCAAAACCGCCGGTCATCTGACGAACTGCGATCTCATGCCCTGGGTGGGATTCCAACCCAGGGTATAACACCCGCTCGACCCGTGGGTGGTGCTCGAATACCGCGGCGATCGCCGCGGCAGACTGGCAAGCACGGGTGTAGCGCAACGGCATCGTTCGGATACCCCGCAAGAGAAGCCAGGCGTCGAACGGAGCAAGAATCGAACCATGACTCCCTCGAACCGCCTCAATCCGTTCCCAACGCTCGTCAGGCTTGGCGGTGATGAGGATGCCGGCCAGGACGTCAGAGTGGCCGTTGTAGTACTTGGTGGCGGAGTGAAAGACGATGTCGGCGCCAAGGTCGAGCGGTCGGGTCGTAACGGGAGGTGCCACCGTCGAGTCGACGACCACTGTTGCCCCGACCCGATGTCCCAATTCCACTGCGGCCGCAATGTCGATGAGTCCCCACATCGGGTTGGTGGGAGTCTCAATCCACAGTAGGTCCGTTGTCTGAGTCAGGGCTTGTTCAAGAGCGCCAGGGTCGTCGGAGTCAAACAGTGTCAGCGAGATCCTTCCGATGCCGGCTTGCGAGCGGAACCAATCCTGACCGCCGTGATACATGACCACCGGA contains:
- a CDS encoding PLP-dependent transferase, coding for MVRKRNEATVPGDPFTIAAHAGGVFDEATGGVVPPLQPSTTFRRGPGISDDYVYRRYAHPGAEAVENVAAQLDGGSAALVFGSGMAALSAVLESVPMGGHVVAPVVMYHGGQDWFRSQAGIGRISLTLFDSDDPGALEQALTQTTDLLWIETPTNPMWGLIDIAAAVELGHRVGATVVVDSTVAPPVTTRPLDLGADIVFHSATKYYNGHSDVLAGILITAKPDERWERIEAVRGSHGSILAPFDAWLLLRGIRTMPLRYTRACQSAAAIAAVFEHHPRVERVLYPGLESHPGHEIAVRQMTGGFGAMMSILVNGDAGEARRVAATTRLFANATSLGGVESLIEHRASYQTTPVPPNLLRVSVGIEDPDELIADLGQALGG